One window of the Canis aureus isolate CA01 chromosome 1, VMU_Caureus_v.1.0, whole genome shotgun sequence genome contains the following:
- the NFIL3 gene encoding nuclear factor interleukin-3-regulated protein has product MQLRKMQTIKKEQASLDAGSGVDKMMVLNPTLTEVSEDLTAGEELLLNEGSVGKSKSSACRRKREFIPDEKKDAMYWEKRRKNNEAAKRSREKRRLNDLVLENKLIALGEENATLKAELLSLKLKFGLISSTAYTQEIQKLSHSTAVYFQDYQASKASASPFVDEHEPSMVTSGCISVIKHSPQASLSDVSEVSSLEHSQDGAARGGCGSPEGKFQAIKQEPVELESYAREPGDERGTYRASVYQNLMGTAFPGYSHSPPLLQVARSSSNSPRTSETDDGAVGKSSDGEDEQQVPKGPIHSPVELQRVHATVVKVPEANSSALPHKLRIKAKAMQIKVEAFDHEFDATQKPSSPVDGAPKRHFELEKHPGPGMVHSSLTPFSVQVTNIQDWSLKSEHWHQKELHGKTQNSFKTGVVEMQDSGYKVSDPENLFLKQGIANLSTEVVSLKRLIATHQISASDSG; this is encoded by the coding sequence ATGCAGCTGAGGAAAATGCAGACCATCAAGAAGGAGCAGGCATCCCTGGATGCTGGCAGCGGTGTGGACAAGATGATGGTGCTCAACCCCACACTCACCGAGGTCTCGGAAGACCTGACGGCGGGCGAAGAGCTGCTGTTGAACGAAGGCAGCGTGGGGAAAAGCAAGTCTTCCGCGTGTCGGAGGAAACGGGAGTTCATTCCCGACGAGAAGAAGGATGCCATGTATTGGGAAAAGAGGCGGAAAAATAACGAAGCTGCCAAGAGGTCCCGGGAGAAGCGTCGGCTGAATGACCTGGTTTTGGAGAACAAGCTGATCGCCTTGGGAGAAGAAAATGCTACTCTGAAAGCCGAGCTGCTGTCCCTAAAATTAAAGTTTGGTTTAATTAGCTCTACGGCCTACACCCAAGAGATTCAGAAACTCAGTCACTCCACGGCCGTGTACTTCCAAGACTACCAGGCGTCCAAAGCCAGCGCCAGCCCCTTCGTGGATGAGCATGAGCCCTCGATGGTGACAAGCGGCTGCATTTCGGTCATCAAGCACTCCCCGCAGGCCTCCCTGTCTGACGTCTCCGAAGTGTCCTCGCTGGAACATTCTCAGGACGGGGCAGCGCGGGGTGGCTGCGGGAGCCCCGAGGGCAAGTTCCAGGCCATCAAGCAGGAGCCGGTGGAACTGGAGAGCTACGCGAGGGAGCCTGGCGACGAGCGGGGCACCTACCGGGCCTCCGTGTACCAGAACCTCATGGGGACCGCCTTCCCCGGCTACTCGCACTCTCCCCCTCTGCTGCAGGTGGCCCGCTCCTCCAGCAACTCCCCCCGGACCTCGGAGACGGACGACGGTGCCGTGGGCAAGTCCTCGGACGGCGAGGATGAGCAGCAGGTGCCCAAGGGCCCCATCCACTCGCCCGTGGAGCTTCAGCGCGTCCACGCCACCGTGGTTAAGGTTCCAGAAGCGAACTCCTCGGCCTTGCCGCACAAGCTTCGCATAAAAGCCAAAGCCATGCAGATCAAGGTGGAGGCCTTCGACCACGAGTTCGACGCCACGCAGAAACCGTCCTCGCCTGTCGACGGGGCGCCTAAGAGACATTTCGAACTCGAGAAGCACCCGGGCCCCGGGATGGTACATTCTTCCCTCACCCCTTTCTCAGTGCAGGTGACCAACATTCAAGATTGGTCTCTCAAATCAGAACACTGGCACCAAAAAGAACTTCATGGCAAAACCCAGAACAGCTTCAAAACGGGAGTTGTGGAAATGCAAGACAGTGGCTACAAAGTGTCTGACCCGGAGAATTTGTTTCTGAAGCAGGGCATAGCAAACTTATCCACAGAGGTGGTCTCACTGAAGAGACTCATAGCCACACACCAAATCTCTGCTTCGGACTCCGGGTGA